A section of the Candidatus Manganitrophus noduliformans genome encodes:
- a CDS encoding PAS domain S-box protein, whose translation MDQRRIEKAIAAIVREIGVDGAEADRRRDYLKLGDRDLALLKEFHEQQAGKQVLADAFYDHLLSYDETRALLPDADTFMRLKQALASYFDRLTAGDYGDAYVQNRLRIGLTHQRIGLAPKWYFGTYAQYLSELLPKARQASGEDVPKFIETYRALLKVVFFDMGLAIDAYRHADQQAIRAAKDHLQNVISSVPLGMLLLSGDLQIISANLAFREMMGDPEKEFRGRSLFEVLPTSDLAEWATQVLGGGVHQCQTIVDVNDLKGDRRLQMITMRGVRYTEGDRARLLLVVEDITERQKAEQAVRESRDLMLDFLENANDLIQSVTPDGRFQYVNRAWLEALGYELEDLPHLTLSDLFHPDNQTHCEALFERIKKGESLRSAQMVFVTKSGRPIAVEGNINSRIENGKTVITRAIFRDVTERKQAEEELRSTEAFLNSIIENIPNMLFVKEVRELRFVRFNKAGEALLGYPREELIGKNDYDLFPEAQADFFTSKDRQVLGEGKLLDIPEEPIQTRDRGTRILHTRKIPLYDKEGRPLYLLGISEDITERKRAEDALRESKERFQLATRATNDVIWDWDLITNALWWSENFGPLLGLRLEEIPPGADSWTDRIHPDDKRRILSDVHEAIDRGGQFWSGEYRFRRGDGTYATVLDRGYIIRDEAGAPVRMIGAMMDITERRRAEEKLRQSEERFRQVAESIREVFWMTSTDKNEMIYVSPAYQEIWGISPKKLYEEPRAWLDTIHPEDRARVIAAFPKQATGEYDLQYRIIRPDGSIRWIRDRAFPIRNAAGAVYRVAGIAEDITERKQDEEALQRAYKDLKETQAYLLQSEKMASLGQMAAGVAHEINNPIGFVSSNLRTLEEYMTDLLKLVGGYESLLTAVEGGESDAIEGEKRRVRSLSKQVNVGFLLEDLSRLVGQSLDGMERVRRIVQDLKEFSHVGRAERMRINLNQGIESTLNIVWNELKYKAEVIKELGEIPEILCYPQQINQVFMNLLVNAAHAISERGKIWIRSRVEGDWIVIEIEDTGCGISEEHVKKIFDPFFTTKPVGKGTGLGLSVSYRIVQKHNGKIEVESTVGKGTKFRLLLPIDESA comes from the coding sequence ATGGATCAACGGCGTATCGAAAAAGCGATTGCGGCGATTGTAAGAGAAATCGGAGTCGATGGCGCAGAGGCGGATCGACGAAGGGATTACTTAAAGCTGGGAGATCGCGATTTGGCGTTGCTGAAGGAGTTTCACGAACAGCAAGCGGGAAAGCAGGTCCTGGCGGATGCCTTTTACGACCACCTCCTCTCTTACGATGAGACACGCGCGCTCCTTCCTGATGCCGATACATTCATGCGCCTCAAGCAGGCATTGGCCTCGTACTTCGACCGACTCACCGCAGGCGATTACGGCGACGCTTACGTTCAAAATCGCCTTCGAATCGGGCTGACCCACCAACGCATCGGCTTGGCCCCGAAGTGGTACTTCGGCACCTACGCGCAGTATCTTTCAGAGCTTCTGCCGAAGGCCCGGCAAGCTTCCGGAGAAGATGTCCCGAAATTCATCGAGACGTATCGCGCCCTGTTGAAGGTCGTCTTCTTCGATATGGGATTGGCGATCGACGCCTACCGGCACGCCGATCAGCAAGCGATCCGCGCCGCCAAGGATCACCTCCAAAACGTCATCTCCAGCGTGCCGCTCGGAATGCTCCTGCTTTCCGGGGATCTACAAATCATTTCAGCGAATCTGGCGTTCCGAGAGATGATGGGAGATCCCGAGAAAGAGTTTCGAGGAAGGTCTCTTTTCGAGGTGTTGCCGACTTCCGATCTGGCGGAATGGGCGACGCAGGTGCTGGGAGGGGGCGTTCATCAATGCCAGACGATCGTCGATGTTAATGATCTCAAGGGCGACCGTCGGCTTCAGATGATCACGATGCGGGGTGTCCGATACACCGAGGGAGACAGGGCGAGACTTCTTCTTGTCGTTGAAGACATTACCGAGCGGCAAAAGGCGGAGCAGGCCGTTCGTGAGAGCAGAGACCTCATGCTCGATTTTCTGGAAAACGCAAACGACCTGATTCAGAGCGTGACCCCGGACGGCCGTTTCCAATATGTCAACCGCGCTTGGCTTGAAGCGCTCGGCTATGAACTGGAAGATCTTCCCCATCTCACCTTATCGGATCTCTTTCATCCCGACAACCAGACCCATTGCGAAGCGCTTTTCGAGCGGATCAAGAAAGGGGAATCGCTCCGAAGCGCGCAGATGGTTTTCGTGACGAAAAGCGGCCGGCCGATCGCCGTGGAGGGAAACATCAACTCTCGGATTGAAAATGGAAAGACGGTCATCACCCGGGCGATCTTCCGAGACGTGACGGAGCGGAAACAAGCGGAAGAGGAGTTGCGGAGCACCGAGGCGTTCCTCAACTCGATCATCGAGAACATTCCGAACATGCTTTTCGTCAAGGAGGTCCGGGAGCTTCGGTTCGTGCGGTTCAACAAGGCGGGGGAAGCGCTGCTCGGCTATCCCCGAGAAGAGCTGATCGGAAAAAACGATTATGACCTCTTCCCGGAAGCGCAGGCCGATTTCTTCACTTCCAAAGACCGGCAGGTGCTTGGCGAGGGGAAACTCCTCGATATTCCGGAGGAGCCGATCCAGACCCGGGACCGGGGGACGCGGATTCTGCATACGCGGAAGATACCGCTCTACGACAAGGAGGGGAGACCGCTTTATCTGCTCGGCATCTCGGAGGACATCACCGAGCGAAAACGGGCGGAGGATGCGCTTCGAGAAAGCAAAGAGCGGTTCCAACTTGCCACCCGCGCCACCAACGACGTCATCTGGGATTGGGATCTGATCACGAATGCCCTTTGGTGGAGCGAGAATTTCGGCCCCCTCCTCGGTTTGCGCCTCGAAGAGATTCCGCCGGGGGCCGATTCTTGGACGGACCGAATTCATCCCGACGACAAGCGGCGAATTCTCTCGGACGTTCATGAAGCGATCGACCGCGGCGGCCAGTTTTGGTCGGGCGAGTACCGCTTCCGGCGCGGCGACGGAACCTATGCAACCGTCCTCGACCGGGGTTATATCATTCGCGATGAAGCCGGCGCGCCGGTCCGAATGATCGGGGCGATGATGGACATTACCGAGCGGAGGCGCGCCGAAGAGAAGCTGCGGCAGAGCGAAGAGCGTTTCAGGCAGGTGGCCGAGAGCATCCGCGAGGTTTTCTGGATGACCTCGACCGACAAGAACGAAATGATCTACGTCAGCCCCGCCTATCAGGAGATCTGGGGAATTTCTCCCAAGAAACTTTATGAGGAGCCGCGCGCGTGGCTCGATACAATTCATCCCGAGGACCGGGCGCGGGTGATCGCGGCGTTTCCGAAGCAGGCGACCGGCGAATACGATTTGCAATATCGGATCATTCGTCCCGACGGATCGATCCGGTGGATACGGGACCGCGCCTTCCCGATTCGCAACGCGGCGGGAGCGGTGTATCGCGTCGCCGGAATTGCGGAAGACATCACCGAGCGCAAACAGGATGAAGAGGCCCTTCAGCGGGCCTATAAAGATCTGAAGGAGACCCAAGCCTACCTCCTCCAGTCGGAGAAGATGGCTTCGCTCGGGCAGATGGCGGCGGGTGTGGCGCACGAGATCAACAATCCGATCGGCTTCGTCAGTAGCAACCTCAGGACCCTGGAGGAGTACATGACCGACCTTCTAAAGTTGGTCGGCGGCTACGAGTCGCTCCTCACCGCGGTGGAGGGGGGAGAATCCGATGCGATTGAAGGGGAGAAGCGGCGGGTCCGATCCCTTTCGAAGCAGGTGAATGTCGGTTTTCTCCTCGAAGACCTCTCCCGGCTGGTCGGGCAGTCCCTCGACGGGATGGAGCGGGTCCGGCGGATCGTACAGGATCTGAAGGAGTTCTCGCACGTCGGCCGGGCGGAGCGGATGCGGATAAACCTCAACCAGGGGATCGAGAGCACCCTGAACATCGTCTGGAACGAGCTGAAGTACAAAGCCGAGGTGATCAAAGAGCTGGGGGAGATTCCGGAGATTCTCTGCTATCCGCAGCAGATCAATCAGGTTTTCATGAACCTGCTGGTGAACGCCGCGCATGCGATCAGCGAGCGGGGAAAGATCTGGATCCGCAGCCGAGTCGAAGGGGATTGGATCGTCATCGAGATCGAGGATACCGGCTGCGGGATTTCGGAAGAACATGTCAAGAAGATCTTCGATCCTTTCTTCACCACCAAGCCGGTGGGAAAGGGGACCGGGCTGGGACTGTCGGTGTCCTATCGGATCGTTCAGAAGCACAACGGAAAGATCGAGGTCGAGAGCACCGTCGGCAAGGGAACCAAATTCCGTCTTCTCCTGCCGATCGATGAATCGGCCTGA
- a CDS encoding HD domain-containing phosphohydrolase, translated as MNQPSEEGSGGGGKHLLLFVDDEENILHALRRLFRKEPYEILTAVSAKEGLSLIASKPVSLIVSDHRMPEMEGTEFLAKVRERNPDIMRIMLTGYTDMKAAVEAINQSQVYRYISKPWNDDDLRLTVREALRHYDLVQSNRNLNELVKEQNKELYDINRSLESKVRERTKALEMKNLELEAGFQDMLELFMGLMEMKNPALVGHARRAAVLSKAIAAHLSLPEEEQRICEAAALLMDSGILGYPDSLAKKKIEEMDAVEQALWQKHPLLGQATLKRIKRLEPVGQIIRSHHEHYDGSGFPDRLKGERIPLPSQIVAVSDTFDLLLNPPEATGRASVSEALKALEKERGRRFDPAVVHVVGEIIEKVQETISSDEVKVSLEELKEGMTLARDLKTAGGILLLPAQSRLQTAHLEKIQNFHRIDPIIGQITIYRNVKDFNSSGR; from the coding sequence ATGAACCAGCCAAGCGAAGAGGGGTCCGGAGGGGGGGGAAAGCACCTTCTTCTTTTTGTCGATGACGAGGAGAATATTCTCCATGCGCTTCGCCGGCTCTTTCGAAAAGAGCCGTACGAAATTCTCACCGCCGTCAGCGCAAAAGAGGGATTGAGCCTCATCGCGTCCAAACCGGTATCGTTGATCGTCTCCGACCATCGAATGCCGGAGATGGAGGGAACGGAATTTCTCGCAAAGGTCCGTGAGAGAAACCCCGATATCATGCGAATCATGCTGACCGGGTATACCGATATGAAGGCGGCGGTCGAAGCGATCAACCAGAGTCAGGTCTACCGGTATATCTCCAAGCCGTGGAACGACGATGACTTGCGCCTGACGGTCCGAGAGGCGCTCCGTCACTATGATCTGGTCCAATCAAACCGGAATCTGAACGAATTGGTCAAGGAGCAGAACAAAGAGCTCTACGACATCAACCGGAGCCTTGAATCGAAGGTCCGGGAGCGGACCAAAGCGTTAGAGATGAAGAATCTGGAATTGGAAGCCGGCTTTCAGGACATGCTCGAGCTGTTTATGGGTTTGATGGAGATGAAAAACCCGGCGCTGGTCGGACATGCGCGACGGGCGGCCGTTTTGTCCAAAGCGATTGCCGCGCATCTTTCCCTTCCGGAAGAGGAGCAACGGATCTGCGAGGCGGCCGCGTTGCTAATGGACAGCGGCATCCTCGGTTATCCCGACTCCCTCGCGAAAAAGAAAATAGAGGAAATGGATGCCGTCGAGCAAGCGCTCTGGCAAAAGCATCCCCTTCTGGGACAGGCGACGCTCAAGCGGATTAAGCGTTTGGAGCCGGTCGGACAGATCATCCGGTCTCATCATGAACATTACGACGGCAGTGGATTCCCGGACCGCTTGAAAGGGGAGAGGATTCCCCTGCCGTCGCAAATTGTGGCGGTGTCCGACACCTTCGATCTTTTATTGAATCCTCCGGAGGCGACCGGACGCGCCTCCGTTTCGGAAGCGCTGAAAGCCTTGGAGAAAGAGCGGGGCAGACGGTTTGATCCGGCCGTGGTTCATGTTGTCGGCGAAATTATCGAAAAGGTCCAAGAGACGATTTCGTCGGATGAAGTTAAAGTATCGCTTGAAGAGTTGAAAGAGGGGATGACCCTGGCGCGGGATCTGAAAACGGCAGGCGGGATTCTATTGCTCCCCGCGCAGAGCCGCCTTCAGACGGCGCATTTAGAGAAAATACAGAACTTTCATCGGATCGATCCGATCATCGGCCAAATCACCATTTACAGGAATGTTAAAGATTTTAACTCTTCCGGCCGATGA
- a CDS encoding chemotaxis protein CheW — protein MDEQESILREFLVECAEGIERLDQEFVALEKEPTNGALLASIFRTIHTIKGTCGFLGLPKLENVAHGAENILVRMRDKKMIVTPDGIDLLLEAVDAIKEILAHIGSTLQEPDRSYDAIRQKLDAFLVGNPGVAAELAPPQEGGKEASSSSKSLSAADSTIRVDVGLLDKLMNLVSELVLVRNQLLQRVRERDNAVDAGIAQRMNLITTQLQESVTRTRMQPIRNVWNQFPRVIRDLAHANGKEVELVMEGAETELDKTLLEAIKDPLTHIVRNAIDHGIETSEIRRARGKNPKGTLFLKAYHEGGQINIEIRDDGGGIDGEKVKRKAIDKGLITAEAAAGLSVSETLNLIFLPGLSTADKVTNVSGRGVGMDVVRNNIEKISGAIEIESRLEQGTLLKLRIPLTLAIIPALMIRCGRELFAIPQANLIELVRVDVEAGERIEMIHGAEFYRLRGELLPLIRLGRVLRSQKRPAEENAGGSAGTEETNVIVLGAGGQSFGLVVDEVSDREEIVVKPLSRHLKGLNVFAGATILGDGTVALILDASGIAEAGGLHQLSRSELKAEEKVETVEQATQETLLLFSLSGQDRYAIPLELVTRLEEFKTSTIEQAAGREVVQYRGDLLPLIRLDRVIGNGSTGAGETLPAILFSRNKKSVGLVVGQILDTVQEEIILHPAPAGKIGVRGSLVIQGLTTDLLDMEQIIESVAPGWLEKEAHV, from the coding sequence ATGGATGAGCAGGAGAGCATCTTAAGAGAGTTTTTAGTGGAGTGCGCGGAAGGGATCGAGCGGCTCGATCAGGAGTTCGTCGCCTTGGAAAAAGAGCCGACGAACGGAGCCCTTCTGGCAAGCATCTTCCGGACCATTCATACCATCAAGGGAACCTGCGGGTTTCTGGGGTTGCCCAAGCTTGAGAATGTGGCGCACGGCGCCGAGAACATCCTGGTCCGGATGCGGGATAAGAAAATGATCGTCACCCCGGATGGGATCGACCTCCTGCTGGAGGCGGTCGATGCGATCAAAGAGATACTGGCCCACATCGGTTCGACCTTACAGGAGCCGGATCGGAGTTATGATGCGATACGCCAGAAGCTGGATGCCTTTCTGGTCGGAAATCCGGGCGTCGCCGCGGAACTCGCTCCACCCCAGGAGGGGGGAAAAGAAGCCTCTTCCTCTTCCAAGTCTCTTTCCGCGGCCGACTCAACGATCCGGGTCGACGTCGGGCTTCTCGATAAATTGATGAACCTCGTGAGTGAATTGGTCTTGGTTCGAAATCAGCTTCTTCAGCGAGTGCGGGAGCGGGACAATGCGGTCGACGCCGGGATCGCCCAGCGGATGAATCTGATCACGACCCAGCTCCAGGAGAGCGTCACCCGCACCCGGATGCAGCCGATTCGAAACGTCTGGAACCAGTTTCCGCGGGTCATCCGGGATTTGGCGCACGCCAATGGGAAAGAGGTGGAGCTGGTGATGGAAGGGGCCGAGACGGAGCTCGATAAAACCCTTCTGGAGGCGATTAAAGATCCCCTGACCCATATCGTCCGGAATGCAATCGATCACGGCATCGAGACCTCGGAGATCCGGAGAGCGCGCGGGAAAAATCCGAAGGGAACCCTTTTCTTAAAGGCGTATCACGAGGGGGGGCAGATCAACATCGAGATACGCGACGACGGCGGCGGGATCGACGGAGAGAAGGTCAAACGGAAGGCGATCGACAAGGGGCTGATCACGGCCGAGGCGGCGGCCGGCCTCTCCGTATCGGAAACGCTGAACCTGATTTTTCTTCCGGGGCTTTCCACCGCCGACAAGGTGACGAATGTTTCCGGGCGCGGCGTGGGAATGGACGTGGTCCGCAACAATATCGAAAAGATCAGCGGCGCCATCGAAATCGAGAGCCGGCTCGAGCAGGGAACGCTGCTGAAGCTGAGAATTCCGCTTACCCTCGCGATTATCCCCGCCCTGATGATCCGGTGCGGCCGGGAACTGTTTGCCATTCCCCAGGCGAATCTGATCGAGCTGGTCCGAGTCGATGTCGAGGCCGGCGAGCGGATTGAGATGATCCACGGCGCGGAGTTCTACCGGCTTCGCGGCGAACTTCTTCCGCTCATCCGTCTCGGTCGCGTCCTTCGATCGCAAAAGAGGCCGGCGGAGGAGAATGCCGGAGGAAGCGCCGGGACCGAGGAGACGAACGTGATCGTTTTGGGGGCGGGGGGACAATCGTTCGGGCTGGTGGTCGATGAAGTGAGCGATCGGGAAGAAATTGTCGTCAAGCCGCTCAGCCGCCACCTGAAAGGGCTGAACGTCTTTGCAGGCGCCACGATCCTCGGCGACGGAACCGTGGCGCTGATTCTGGATGCGTCGGGTATCGCCGAAGCGGGGGGGCTCCACCAACTGTCCCGCTCCGAACTCAAAGCAGAAGAAAAGGTCGAGACGGTCGAGCAGGCGACGCAGGAAACCCTTTTGCTTTTTTCTCTCTCCGGACAGGATCGATACGCCATTCCATTGGAGTTGGTGACCCGGTTGGAAGAATTTAAAACGTCGACGATCGAACAGGCCGCCGGACGGGAGGTGGTTCAATATCGGGGGGATCTGTTGCCGCTGATCCGCCTCGATCGGGTGATCGGGAACGGCTCGACCGGAGCGGGGGAGACCCTTCCGGCGATCCTCTTTTCCAGAAACAAAAAGAGCGTCGGCCTGGTGGTCGGTCAGATTTTGGATACGGTTCAGGAAGAGATCATTCTTCATCCGGCGCCGGCCGGAAAGATCGGCGTTCGCGGATCGCTGGTCATTCAAGGCCTCACCACCGATCTTCTCGACATGGAACAGATCATCGAGAGTGTGGCGCCGGGATGGTTGGAGAAGGAAGCGCATGTCTGA
- a CDS encoding chemotaxis protein CheW — protein sequence MSEEQFDTGSEAFRRIGPRRTVKAGPPEGVERRAAKADRRHDQNRMYATFFIEDHFFGVEVERVQEIFASQEITPVPLAPPVIAGLINLRGEIVTALELRNRLGFPPRPAGMEAMSVVIRTAEGAVNLLVDQIGDVIEVTPALFEPPPETVDPQLASVLGGVYKLDDRIFLALNTEEVIKGVGASTKEILSKQSTGA from the coding sequence ATGTCCGAAGAACAATTTGATACCGGTTCGGAAGCATTCCGCCGCATCGGGCCGCGGCGAACGGTAAAAGCGGGACCGCCGGAGGGCGTCGAGCGCCGGGCCGCCAAGGCCGACCGGCGCCACGACCAAAACCGGATGTATGCCACCTTTTTTATCGAAGACCATTTCTTTGGGGTCGAGGTGGAGCGGGTCCAAGAAATTTTTGCGAGCCAGGAGATCACCCCGGTCCCCCTGGCGCCGCCGGTCATTGCCGGACTGATCAACCTTCGCGGTGAGATTGTGACGGCGCTGGAATTGCGAAACCGCCTCGGTTTTCCTCCGCGTCCGGCCGGAATGGAAGCGATGAGTGTCGTCATTCGGACGGCGGAGGGGGCGGTCAATCTCCTGGTCGATCAGATCGGCGATGTGATCGAGGTAACGCCGGCCCTCTTCGAGCCCCCTCCGGAGACGGTCGATCCGCAACTCGCTTCGGTGCTCGGCGGCGTCTATAAGCTCGACGACCGGATTTTTCTAGCCCTAAATACCGAGGAGGTCATCAAAGGGGTGGGCGCATCAACCAAGGAAATTCTGTCTAAGCAATCAACAGGAGCATAA
- a CDS encoding phosphate ABC transporter substrate-binding protein has product MKKVFFLILLFWAPLIATFIEAGSASVKIIVHPSNPVSMLKKTQVSNFFLKKNTSWESGRKVLPVDQSESSPARIRFTEEIHGKEIHSVISYWQKQIFSGRGVPPVEKNSDREVISYVLENPDAIGYVSEGTSVGDGVKVLKVLD; this is encoded by the coding sequence ATGAAAAAAGTATTTTTTCTGATCCTGCTTTTCTGGGCTCCATTGATTGCCACATTTATTGAAGCGGGCAGCGCGTCGGTCAAAATCATTGTCCATCCGTCGAATCCCGTTTCAATGTTAAAAAAAACGCAAGTCTCCAATTTCTTTTTGAAGAAAAACACTTCCTGGGAGAGCGGCCGTAAAGTCCTGCCGGTCGATCAGAGCGAATCGTCCCCGGCGAGAATCAGGTTTACGGAAGAGATTCACGGCAAGGAGATCCATTCCGTGATCAGCTACTGGCAAAAGCAGATCTTTTCCGGACGCGGTGTGCCGCCGGTCGAGAAGAACTCCGACCGTGAGGTCATCTCCTATGTCCTGGAGAACCCGGATGCGATCGGTTATGTCTCCGAAGGGACGTCCGTCGGCGACGGGGTGAAGGTCTTGAAGGTGCTCGATTAA